In Streptomyces sp. ML-6, the genomic stretch TGCGTCCTGGATCTGCTGACGGCGGGTCGACTGCCAGCCGATGAGCCGCTGGTCGAGTCCGGCGATCTCCATGACGGGCCGGCGGCCGGGCGTCACCTCGCGCGGCTCCCACGCCCACCCGAGCCTCGCGGACATCTCCTCCATGAAGTGGAGGGTGTAGAGGGTGTCGGCGGCGACTATGTGGGCCATCAGCGAGTCCGCCGACAGGTTGCCCCACTTCCCGTCGTGCGGCCGCCGGGCGCGGATCGACACGATCGCGTGATCGTGCAGCAGCGGCTTTCCGGCTCGCGACTCGTAGTGCCGGAAGACCGCGACGATCAGCCCGTCCTTGACCCGGGCGCGGCGCTTGCCGCCGGCTTTCCAACGGATCTCCGCGACCGCCTCCCCCACCCAATCCAGCGTCTTGTCGCGGGCGATGTCCTGGCACAGCTCCAGCACCCGGCAGTGCCTGTCGTCCATCAGGGCCCATGCGAGGTGTGCCATCGGCGGGGGCCGGAACGTCAGGTCGAAGGCCAGCCAGGGGGTGCGCTCCTTGGCCTTGTCGGTCTTGGGTGAGCGGTGGTGCTCGATGGGCCTGCCCAGCACGGTCGCCCGCCTCGCCTGCGCCGGGCTCTTGCCCTGCGCCAGGAGCCCGCGCTCGATCCGGTCGGCGTCCGGGTGCCGCCCCTCCCCCAGGAGCAGTTCGGCCTGCCGCTCGGTGACCACGTCCCCGTCCTTGAGCCCGAGCGCGGCCAGGCCCCGGCCCTTCCACACGTCGGCCGGGACACCGGCTTCGTCCTGGGCGGCGCGCAGCGCCTTGCCTGCAGGGCGGTGGCCGTCACCGACCATCACACCACGGAAGAGATAGCGCCACCCATTCCCCGGGCGAACTGGCGACATGCTGATCATCAGCCCATGGAATCTTAGTACTCCAGTCGCAGTTCGCTATTCCTGCTGGTCAGGAGCATGTATCTGAGCGTACTCGGCTGACGTGTTGTCAGGTTGGGTGAGTTCGTGACCTCGGGTACGGCGGCCCGTTGTGCTTGTCATGCAAGACGATGTGCGGCCTGACCTCTGGTCGGCGGAGCTGGAAGAGCTGTTGGTGCGGGTCGGTCACCGGTTCGGCCGGGTGGACCTGCGGCGGCGGATGCGGGCCTACGTACACGGCCTGCTTGCGCCTGTGGGCCGGAAGAACAGCTGGCAACTGGCCGAACACGCCGGTCACCGAACCCCTTCAGGGGTACAGCACCTGCTGAGCCGGGCTTGCTGGGATCCTGACGAGCTGCGGGACGACCTGCAGGAATACGTTGCCGAGAGACTCGGCGATCCGACTGGGGTGCTGATCGTCGACGACACCGGCTTCATCAAGAAGGGCACGGTCTCGGCCGGGGTGCAGCGACAGTACTCCGGCACGGCCGGGCGAACCGAGAACTGCCAGACAGGCGTCTTCGCCGCCTACGCCTCACACAAAGGCCGCGCACTGGTGGACCGGGAGTTGTACCTGCCGAAGTCCTGGACCTCGGATACGAACCGCTGTGCAGAGGCAAGGATTCCCGGGGAGCGTGCCTTCGCGACCAAGGGCGATCTCGCGAAGGACATGATCAGACGAGCCCTGGGCTCCCCGCTGCCTGTCGCCCGGGTAACCGCCGACTCTGCCTACGGCCAGGACCAGAGGCTGCGCCGCATGCTCGAAGAGGTCGGGGTCGGCTATGTTCTGGCCGTGCCGAAGTCCCAGCACATTCACGCGGCGGGCCGCATCGACTTCGCCTTCTCCCGAGCCCCGGATGACGCCTGGGAGCGCCAGTCGTGCGGGGCCGGAGCGAAGGGACCACGCGTCTACGACTGGGCCGCCGCGAGGCTCCCGCCGATCGACGACTTCGACGGTCCTGAGCCCACCCACGGCCGGTGGGTGCCGGCCCGTCGCAGTCTGGCCCGCCCGGACGAGATCGCCTACTGCCTCGCCTACGCACCAACCGGCACCACCGTCGCCGAACTGGTGCGGGTCGCCGGGACGCGGTGGGCGATCGAGGAAGCCTTCCAAGCGGCGAAGAACGAGTGCGGCCTGGACCAGTACGAGGTACGCCGGTATCCGGGCTGGTACCGGCACATCACCCTGGCCATGCTCGCCCATGCCTTCCTCGCCGCCATGGCCGCCGCGGCAGCGCAAAAGGGGGCAGCAGAAACGGTTCCGGCGCGCTGGTCCCGCTCACCGTGGCAGAAATACGGCGGCTCCTGGCAGCGGGGCGCCCCGCAATGACGCGCCGTCGGCGCATCGACCACATACCGCACTGGTCCCGATGGCGGCGCCGACACCAAGCAGCAGCCCGCCGCTGTCATTACCGCCGCCGTACCCGAGGTCACGAACTCACCCAACCTGACAACACGTCAGCCGAGTACACTCAGATACACGCTCCTGACCAGCAGGAATAGCGAACTGCGACTGGAGTACTAAAAACTCTCGCGAGTAAGCTTCTCCCGTTCCCATTCCTGTTCATTCCTGGCATTGCGTGCCGCGAAAATCGAGACGGGGGCGCAATTCCAGCTGGTCTTTTCGACCGTGTGCGGGCATGAAAGGGAAAGGAATACGGGAAGGGGCCGCCGCCGCTCTCGCAGCGTCGGCGGCCCCTCCGGTCGACCGGAAGGTCCCCCACCGGGCCACCGCGGGTCGCGTGCACCCTCACCGATCCGGGTCAGGGCCTGCGCGCCGTGGTCGACGCCATCCGCGGCCGGGCCCACCGGCGCCCCGGTCCGAGTGGTGGGTAATCGCTGAGATCACCCGCCCTGAGCGCCCAGTCACCCGAGCGCCCGGTCACTCGAGCGCCCGAGCCCCGAGCCCCCGATCACCCGAGTGCCTGATCAATCGGATGCCTGGTCAATCGCCCCTGGCAAAGGTTGATGGCAAGTCAATTCTGCTGAAAAACACTCACTTGAGGCCATGAAACGGAGGGCCGTCTTGCCGCCCGGCTCGACACCCTGGTGTGATGACCCATTCGGACCGGCAGGACTGGGAGCATCGGCATTCGTGGGGTGGCGGCAGGGCCGCTCCAGGGCCCGCTGGAGGGAAACGTTTCATGGGCGAGAACACAGGGGAACTGAGAGTACGGTTCCGGATTCTGGGCTCGTTCGAATGCTGGGACGGGCCGGAACGCGTTCGGGTGGGTGGCCCCGTGCACGAAAAGGTGCTGGTCACGCTCCTGCTGGAACCCCAGCGCGTGCTTCCCGTCTTCCGTCTGGTGGAAGCCGTATGGGACGAGAACGCGCCCGCCACCGCCGCCCACCAAGTACGCAAAGCAGTGGCGGAGTTGCGTCAGCGCATCCCCGACGGGCGCAATCTGATCGTCACCGAGGGGCCGGGTTACCGGGCGCTCACCACACCCGACCAGGTGGATCTCAGCAGGTTCACCCGGGGGCTGAAACAGGCCAGGGAAGCCACTGCCGCCGGACAGAACGCCCTCGCCGCCACGGCGTTGCGCGAGGCGCTGGAGTTATGGCGGGGGCCGCTGTTGTCGGGCAGCGGCGGCTCAGTGCTCGCCGCCGCCTCCGCGGCCCTGGAGGAACGTCGCCTGACGGCCGTCGAGCAACTCTTCGACCTGCGGCTCGATTCGGGAGAGAACAGCGAACTGATCGGTGAATTGAGGGAGTTCATCGACGCGCACCCGCTGCGCGAGACCTTGCGCGGCCAACTGATGCTCGCCCTCTTCCGGTCCGGCCGCCAGGCGGAAGCCCTGGAAGAGTTCGCCAAGGTCCGCGAGTTCCTGATCGACGAACTCGGAATCGGCCCCGGCGACTCGCTCACCGAGCTGCACAACGCCATCCTGCGCAACAGCCCCGAGCTCGCCGCCCCGCCGCAGGCCACCGTGGCCCCGTTCACCCCGGAGGGCAAGCCCTCCACCCTCCCCTACGATCTGCGCGACTTCACCGGCCGTGAGGAGGAGGTCCGCGAACTGCTCGGGTTCGTGGCGGAAGCCCCCGGCACGGGGCCCCTGATCATCGCCATCGACGGCATGGGCGGCAGCGGCAAGACATCACTGGCCGTACGGGCCGCCCATCAGCTCGCCGACAGCTACCCCGACGCGCAGCTCCACATCGACCTGCGCGGGTTCACACCCAGCGGGCAACCGCTCAGCGCGGGCGCCGCCGCCGAGGCACTGTTGCGGGCGCTCGGCGTGCCGGGCGACCGCATCCCGGACGACGCGGAGGGCCGCATCGCCCTGTGGCGGCGCACCATGAGCACCCATCGCATGATCCTGCTGCTCGACAACGCCCTGGACGAGTCCCAGGTGAGACCGCTCCTCGCCTCCCCCACCGAAACCCTCGTCCTCGTCACCAGCCGTGCCCTTCTCGTGGACCTCGACGCCGCGCACACCGTCTCGCTCGGCGTCATGCCGCCCGGCGACAGTGTCGCCCTGGTCGAGGGGGTCCTCGGCCGTACCCGCGCCCGCGCCGAGCCGGAGGCCGTCGCGCAACTGGCGGAGCTCTGCGGTCACCTTCCGCTCGCCCTGCGCATCGCGGCCGCCCGGCTGCGCAAGCGACCCCGCTGGACCGTCCGCTACCTCGTCGACAGGCTCCGCGACGACGCCCACCGGCTGGCCGAGCTCAACTCGGGCGAGCGCAGCGTCGAAGTGACCTTGCGGCTCTCGTACGAGGGTCTGGCGGCCGAGACCCGGGAGGCGTTCAGGATGCTGGGCCAGCATCCCGGGACCGAGATCGACGTGTACGCGGCCGGCGCCCTGCTCGACAAGAGCGCGCGGGACGCGGAGGGGGTCCTGGAGTACCTCCTGGACATGCACCTGCTCCAGCAGCACGAGACCGGTCGCTACGCCTTCCACGACCTGGTCCGCAGCTTCGCCCAGAACCTCTCGCGCGGCAGTGCGCGCCCCGCCCCCGGTCCCGGCGGTGCGAACGCGGGCGCGGGCGCGGGCGTGGGTGACGAGGAGGCCGCGCGCGCCGTACGCCGGCTCCTGGACTTCGCTCTGGCCGCGACGGACGCCGCCTGCGACATGCTCTTCCCGGGACGTGCCCGGACAAGCCGCCCCGAGTCCCGGTCGACCGCCGAGCTCCCCCCGCTCAACACCCCGGACCAGGCCCGGGAATGGCTGGAGCGGGAGCAGGATTCGCTGATGGCCGCCGTCTCACTGGCGTACCGCTGGGAACTGGACAGTCATGTGGGGCTGCTCGCCGCCAACGTGGTCTTCCCCCTCGACCTGCGTGGCCGTCTGGAGGAGTTCCGGGAGCTGAGCCGCACCGCGATCACCGCCGCCCGCCGGCTGGGCGATCCGGCCCTGTTGCGGTTGAGTCTGTCCAACCTCTCCGTGGCCTGCTGGAAGCTCGGGCGCTTCGAGGAGGGGATCGAGGTGGCGGAGGAGGCGTTCGAACTGGCCGTCGGTCTCGCCGACCGGCGCGGCGAGGCCAAGGACACCGGCGTCCTGGGGCTTCTGCTCAGCGCGCTGGGGCGGTACCACGAGGCGCTTCCCCGGCTGCAGCAGTCCGTCTCGATCAAGCGGGAGCTCGGGGCGGAGCGTGCCGAGGCCGAGTCCTTGACCAACCTGAGCAACCTGTACGCCGAGTGGGGGCGTTTCCCGGAGGCGGTGGAGGCGGCCACCCGTGCCATCACGCTCTCCCGCGGCATCGGTTCCGTCGACAAGGAGGTCGAAGGGCTCACGGAGCTGGCGATCGCCAGGCTCGGCATGGGCGAGGTCGCCGCGGCCGCCGATCTGCTGGGCCGGGCCCGCAAGCTGGCCGTGGACGTCATGTCGCCCGCCGACATGTCCTTGCTGCTCGCCCTGTCCGCCGACGCCGCCGACCGGCTCGGCGAGAGCAGGGCGGCCACCGAGTGGGCGGCGTCGGCGCTGCAGTTGGGTGATCTGAGCGGCGCACCGATGCGTGAGGCCGCCGTCGGCAACATCGTCGGCCGGCTGCACACCCGCAACGGTCGCCACTCCCTCGCCCTCGAACTCCACCAGCACGCCCACGACGCGGCCTCCGGCATCGGCTACCGGGTGGAGGAGGCGCACGCGCTGGCCGGTATGGCGCACGCCCTGGAGCACCTCGGCGACCACGCTTCGGCCCGGGTCCACCGGGAGGCGGCGAACAAGGCGTTCGAGGCCATGGGGATTCCCGCGGCCCGAAGGGCCTGACGGGGCTTCCCTTCCGAGCCGCGGCCGGACGCCGCTGCCGCGCGGCCGGTTCCCGGCACCCGCATCATCGACGCAGGGAAGGCCGGTGCCGCACTCTCCTCGACAGGGAGCGGGGCACCGGCCTTCCAGCAGGGGGCCTGTTCGGCGACAGGTATCAGGCGGCGAAGTTGGGTCCCTCGCCGCTGGGCGCGGGACCGACGTTCGGACCCTCACCGTCGGAGGCGGGAACCACGTTCGGACCCTCGCCGGAGCTCGGCACCACCGGCGTGGTGTTCGGCCCCTCACCGACGTTCGGGCCTTCACCCACGTTCGGACCCTCGCCCGTGTTGGGGCCTTCACCGGTGTTCGGACCTTCGCCCGTGTTCGGACCCTCGCCCGCGTTCGGACCCTCGCCGGTGTCCGTGCCGACGGCCTCGAAGCCGGTGCCCTCCAGGACCAGGTGCGCGGCAGCCGTGGAATCGAGGTCGGCGCCGCCCGTGAGGTTCGCCGTGGCGGCAGCGCCGCCGACCGTGAGAACGGCCGCCGTGAGGATTCCCGCCATCGTGAGCACCGAGTTCCGCATCTGAGATCCCGCCTTCTGAAGTGGTCCTGCCTGGGGTTTCCTGCTGACAGGAATGACTTTGCCGGGCCCCGCTCCCGGGTTGTTCCGCTTCGGTTACCGGCTCCCCCCGGCGGCCGGGAACACAGCGGGAAACCCCGGAAAGCCCTGGGAATCCCGCACCGTCGGGCGCGGGAAGACCCGCGTTCCGGGCGCAGGGATCCGGTACGGGCGCCCCCGCGCGGACGTTTTCGGCGTCGTCGCCGTCGCACGACACGAACGCCCACGCAGAACGCCCGGCCGGGAAATCCCGGCCGGGGCGCTTGCGTGGACCCTTCGTGAATCCCTCATGAGCCCTCTCGTCGCTCTCCTTTGAGGCGCCCCGTCCGACGGGCCCTCACCCGGACGGGAGAGGGCCGGGTCAGACCTGGCTGTCGAGGAGGGCCGCCGTCCGGGCGGCCAGTTCGGCAGGGGTGAGGGCGGTGAGCAGGACGTGCCCGTCCCGCACCTCCCGTACGTCCGCGAGGGCCGTGAGCCGGTCCGGTGTCCCGGACGGATCGGGCAGCGGAACGGCGGCCGCGCAGCCGACCATCGCCGGCGCCTGCGGGGGGCTGCCCGACAGGGCGCGTACGAGTTCCCGTTCCGGCACGAGCCCCGTGGTCAGCTCGATCAGCCGGGAGGTGGGCCAGCTCGCCTGTCGTGGAAGCGACTCGATGACGCGCGGTCCCTGGTCGGTGCGGGCGATGCGGGTGAAGGCGTAGCCGAACTCGTACCCGGCCAGGTCCAGGAGGCCCGTGGCCAGGGCCCGGATCTCCGCTTCCTCCTGCCTGGTGAGGGGCGCGGGGAAGGTGTGGAGGGGGGTGTCCCCGCGTACCGTGCCGGTGGTGTCGTCCCCGGTGCCCGGTTCGGGCCCGGAACCGGTACGGGGCGCTCCCCTGTCCGTGAAACGCAGTTCGACGATGCCGGTGACCCGGTGCATCCCCTCCGCCGTCAGCGTCTCCACGCCGTACTCGATGTCGTACGGCGGTGGCCCGTCCTCCGGCCCGGTCGGCAGGGTCAGTTCCTCCCACTGGGGGCCGCTGCGCGTCATCAGGCCCCTGATCTGCGACGCGTCGGCGAGCAACCGGGCCGCGGCGGCCGGGTTCGGGGACACGCCGAGGTGTTCGGCCGTCTCCAGCACGGCGGGCAGGGTACTCGCTTCCCCGCAGGCGATCAGTATGCCCACCCGGTGGGTGCGGACGGTCTCCGCCAGGTGGTCGCGCAGCT encodes the following:
- a CDS encoding IS701 family transposase gives rise to the protein MRPDLWSAELEELLVRVGHRFGRVDLRRRMRAYVHGLLAPVGRKNSWQLAEHAGHRTPSGVQHLLSRACWDPDELRDDLQEYVAERLGDPTGVLIVDDTGFIKKGTVSAGVQRQYSGTAGRTENCQTGVFAAYASHKGRALVDRELYLPKSWTSDTNRCAEARIPGERAFATKGDLAKDMIRRALGSPLPVARVTADSAYGQDQRLRRMLEEVGVGYVLAVPKSQHIHAAGRIDFAFSRAPDDAWERQSCGAGAKGPRVYDWAAARLPPIDDFDGPEPTHGRWVPARRSLARPDEIAYCLAYAPTGTTVAELVRVAGTRWAIEEAFQAAKNECGLDQYEVRRYPGWYRHITLAMLAHAFLAAMAAAAAQKGAAETVPARWSRSPWQKYGGSWQRGAPQ
- a CDS encoding BTAD domain-containing putative transcriptional regulator; this translates as MHEKVLVTLLLEPQRVLPVFRLVEAVWDENAPATAAHQVRKAVAELRQRIPDGRNLIVTEGPGYRALTTPDQVDLSRFTRGLKQAREATAAGQNALAATALREALELWRGPLLSGSGGSVLAAASAALEERRLTAVEQLFDLRLDSGENSELIGELREFIDAHPLRETLRGQLMLALFRSGRQAEALEEFAKVREFLIDELGIGPGDSLTELHNAILRNSPELAAPPQATVAPFTPEGKPSTLPYDLRDFTGREEEVRELLGFVAEAPGTGPLIIAIDGMGGSGKTSLAVRAAHQLADSYPDAQLHIDLRGFTPSGQPLSAGAAAEALLRALGVPGDRIPDDAEGRIALWRRTMSTHRMILLLDNALDESQVRPLLASPTETLVLVTSRALLVDLDAAHTVSLGVMPPGDSVALVEGVLGRTRARAEPEAVAQLAELCGHLPLALRIAAARLRKRPRWTVRYLVDRLRDDAHRLAELNSGERSVEVTLRLSYEGLAAETREAFRMLGQHPGTEIDVYAAGALLDKSARDAEGVLEYLLDMHLLQQHETGRYAFHDLVRSFAQNLSRGSARPAPGPGGANAGAGAGVGDEEAARAVRRLLDFALAATDAACDMLFPGRARTSRPESRSTAELPPLNTPDQAREWLEREQDSLMAAVSLAYRWELDSHVGLLAANVVFPLDLRGRLEEFRELSRTAITAARRLGDPALLRLSLSNLSVACWKLGRFEEGIEVAEEAFELAVGLADRRGEAKDTGVLGLLLSALGRYHEALPRLQQSVSIKRELGAERAEAESLTNLSNLYAEWGRFPEAVEAATRAITLSRGIGSVDKEVEGLTELAIARLGMGEVAAAADLLGRARKLAVDVMSPADMSLLLALSADAADRLGESRAATEWAASALQLGDLSGAPMREAAVGNIVGRLHTRNGRHSLALELHQHAHDAASGIGYRVEEAHALAGMAHALEHLGDHASARVHREAANKAFEAMGIPAARRA